AGCTAGTGCTGTTCTCCGCGCCTTCGTTCTCGCTTGAGACATACTGTCTGCAGAGACGGTTTGGATGTATATTGGATCGTCACCACGAATGCGGATGTCGATAATGTGCTTTCCAACATCGCCCATCACCTCATCATTCCTTTCGTGGTCAACCCCCCTTTTATCAAGAAATGCACTAACAATATCCGAGAACTCATTTTTGCTATAACTCTTTCGAGTGTAGGTAAGATAGGAGATTGCTTGGACAGCTTGAATAGCATCTCTGATACGAGTACCTAACTCCTTTTCATTGGCACGAAGTCGAATTTCGTACTTTGCCCTATCCAGGTCATAGAGCTCTTTGATGCTTTTCATTCTGCTCTTGCGGGTCTCTGCGCTAATATCTACATTGAGGACATAGAGCATACCAAAGGTCCTACCTTCGTCGGAGATAATATATCCATTCTCGCTTTGCGTAATCAGTAACGTAATAGAATCTAGATCTGGACGTTGGAATGGGAGCGTAACGAGGCATCCATTTTCGTCAGCTGATTCTATTTTCGCCTCTGTGGCAAAGGCTTCCTGCAGAGCCGGTCTTATGGCCTCGTCACATCCATTCATTGCTATTTAACACCTGTGGTCTGTGGTAACCGCCATCTCTTTCTATGTTACATTCGTCTAAGAAGTCTTCAAATGCTTGGTCGACGTCATCAGTTGCAACGTCATCGACTTCGTATACAAGTTTGTCCTCATGATCCTCTGTCCAACGGTGTTTATGCGGACCATCACACCGTTCGCCATCAGGTAAAGTATGCCTGGAATTATTATCCCACCGTCGTACAACTGTGGACCTCTCAAACATCAAGCTGAATTCGTATAAATCCGGTCGTTGAGGATTGCACCACCCATTGAGTGTGAGATCATAGTCCTCACCAATACACAAGACCTCAGCACTACCAACGAGGCATTCAGGACGCTCTTCCCATTCCCAGTCCTCTTGGATAATCTTATCTATGTCGTATATATGATCTATTAATGCGCGTGATGACATTGTATCTATACTATATGTTGGTCACAAATGTATTCCAGAATTATATAAAACCATCTATGACGATTGCTAATCGGGGCTAGTACGGGCCGGGGGTATGAAGATCATCAGGAGCACTACTGGGTGCGATGGTATTTTTTGTACGGTTCAGCTCGATTACACCTTTGCTAAGTAACTCCCCTAAGCAGTTTTCTTGTTCATATCGCAGCGCTGCAGACCACAAATGTTCCTCTTCTTGCTTCCCTATGAGATCCTCAAAAACAAGCCAAACATCAAGAGTGACTGCCTCGGGTTGGTTTAGTTGTAGGTATTTGCAGACGGAATTGAAGGGAACAACGATTCTTTCCTGTGGCTTGCCTCGAGTTTCTTCAGCGTATGCATTTTGAACGAATTTAACAGATCGCTCGTCTTCTTCTAATACATTAGAGTCAATTCCATTACCGGGATTTGTTTTCTCAAGTGACTTTCTTGCTTCCAAATTTGGGCTATTCTCCTCAAAGGAGTACGAATCAATCGCGGTCCGTTCAATATTAACGACTAAACCGACTTCTTCTGCTGTACCTTGACCTACATTTGACAAAATTATCTCTACTTCGTCTTTTCTCACATCCCACTCTTCGACAATAATGCTTGGCTTATAACTAGCTTCTAGGAATTCCTTTTGTTGCATTAGTATCTTCTTCTGTTGATTTTGTATTTCATTTCTTGTTGACTGGGTGCGGGTCATTCGAAAATAAAGATACGCTAAGATCGCAGAGAGGAATAAGGACCCAATTGTGTTTATCGCGGTAAGAGTAGAATTTGGGTTAAACCCAAAAATCAAAACGCCAGTAAAGGTAGTCACAACGACTGAGAGAACAATAGCTATGAAGAGAAGAACAATATCCCTTTGTGAGTTCTCGGATGACGGTGGCTCCGTGGTTCCAAATTCCCTCATTGCGAACAAATGAATTTCAGTATCTATTCAATATTTTGAATTACAAGAAGCAGAGTATCGTGCTGTGATTCAAATATTGCGGCCACCATGCTCCATAAAAAGTGATATTTCGGCCCATTTCGAGGATTAGTTCGTCTTGAGTTCAACAGTATGCTCGCCAAGTTGTTTATCGATTGAGGGGAGCAGAACCAAGAACTCTTCCGGGAGTTCATGAACAACAGCGATCACTATGAGATCATAACGGAACATCTCAGAAAGGAGGTGTACGAAGCCAGTATAGAGACTGGAAGGTTTAATTATATAGCTACAATAACGCTCACGGCTGTATGGATTCTAAAGCGGAAATACAATGTTCTGGGCGGATTCAAACTATTTCAGGAGCCAATAAGTCTCCACAGCAAAAATTTACTGGGAGCGTGGTAGAGCTATTGCTAATTTGCCACCTTAAACAGTGATTTTCTGACATCACTCAAAAATGCAAATATCTTAGAATTTGCAGAGTTCAATTCCTGCCGCAATTTGGTTGGTTCTTAGAGTGATAGCTACGCAGGACCTCGATAAAATCTCGGCAAATCTCCAGTATCATCAAGTTCGGTTCGGACGCGACCGCACGGGGTCGTACAACCACAGAAATCAATCCCCAGAATTGCACACATCTCGACCCGAGGCCGTTTGCAAATCAAGCGGTCGACGAAGACGAACCAACCCCCAGAATTCGTCAAATCCCCCCGGAATTCGCTCGTTTATATACTGGGGCGCTTCGAGTTAGTCGATAAAACTAGGATTCTGGGGGACGTGTGCAATTCTATGCGACTCCGAATGACCGATTCACGGGAACGACGGATGGACAACCTCCTTGAAGCGACCGGCGAGAACACCAAGAGCAAGGCACTTGACCGGGCCGCCGAGTTCTATCTCAAGATGCGCGGGAACAATGTGGCGGTCCCGACCGGCGCGTTCGTCGAACTCATGGAAAGAGCAGAAAAGCAGGGAAGCGTCACGGCACCAGAGATTGCTGAAATTCTCAACACGGATCAGTTGCCAGTTCAAGCCGAGATAAGCTGGGACGTTGGCAACAGGTAACATCTCCGGTATTCACTAGGTGCTTTTGGACGTCTCGGAATGACTCGTCAGCAATGATTGCTCCAGCGACTCTGTTAAAGTACTCCACAAGTGATACGAACAGCGTGCTGAATGGAGGGCGCGTATGTAGCATCAACTTCGAGTGTTTCGATTACAGGATATGATCGTCGCAGGTAGATTTGAGTATTCTAATGACCTCACGTCGTTGGTAAATGACTAAGGGTCTGGGATATTTCGCCATTAGTATGACTCAACTCGGACCTTGGGGCCCTTTTGATATTCCAAACCCCAGTCAGTTCTTCACTCTGTTCGGCACGCTTCTTTTTCTCATGCTTTTGACTACGGTTATTCTATGGTACTTCAAGTTCTTCCTCCCACCTTGGAACTCCATCCGGTCGAGGGCCACTATCGGGAATCTACTCAGCACAGGATGGATTTCATTTCGGAAAAGAGGAACCCGAGCCTATCTTTCGATATTCGGAAAAAATGGACTTCTGACAGGCCCTGCTTTTACTCTCCTCATCCTTGGCATATCCGTCTGGTTATTGCCAGAGAAAAATCTTGGAAAGAATGTTCCAAGTCAGTTATTGAGTCTTCAAATCGGGTTGACTGGTGCAGGAACTATTGTAATCGTCTTTCTAATTGAACGAATTGCGTCTCGTGACCTTGGAAAGAATATCCTCAATTTGTTCTTGGCGCGAAGTAAGGTTATTCCATTTGTCGGGTTTCTCCTTTCTGCTATTGGAGCGAATGCGGCGATTGTCCATATCGTAGACGCTTCACGACCTGTAGAAACTACGGGGGTCATTTTGCTGTCTGCTGCATCAATTTTGGCCATTGGAGTATTCTATTGGCTGACGATCTCGTTGTTGCTCGGTCATCCGTTTCGTGAACTATTGGCGTCAAGGTTGCAGTTACAGGTCAGACAAAGAATCCATAGAGAACGACTTCGTGCTGCAGCAGATGAACTCGTTACGTCTCTCTCTGGGATTGGAGTTGGTCAGTTTACGGGATCACGACGGTTTCTGGATAGCACTACAAGATTTACTGGAGCAGATATGGATGGTGGTAAATCAGACGGTTATTTGTCAGATATAAATTGCAATAATATTAAATCTCTTACAACTCAAGATAGGGTTGAGAATGGTGGACAAGGGGATGTCCAGGTCTCGGTCCAAA
The sequence above is a segment of the Halorussus halophilus genome. Coding sequences within it:
- a CDS encoding DUF1828 domain-containing protein, whose protein sequence is MNGCDEAIRPALQEAFATEAKIESADENGCLVTLPFQRPDLDSITLLITQSENGYIISDEGRTFGMLYVLNVDISAETRKSRMKSIKELYDLDRAKYEIRLRANEKELGTRIRDAIQAVQAISYLTYTRKSYSKNEFSDIVSAFLDKRGVDHERNDEVMGDVGKHIIDIRIRGDDPIYIQTVSADSMSQARTKARRTALAWDDIFDKDPSIKRISVLDDERVADEEVDRLLFKYSDNYIPWSDKEELIGVV
- a CDS encoding DUF6978 family protein: MSSRALIDHIYDIDKIIQEDWEWEERPECLVGSAEVLCIGEDYDLTLNGWCNPQRPDLYEFSLMFERSTVVRRWDNNSRHTLPDGERCDGPHKHRWTEDHEDKLVYEVDDVATDDVDQAFEDFLDECNIERDGGYHRPQVLNSNEWM